One Gordonia sp. SID5947 genomic region harbors:
- a CDS encoding DUF4878 domain-containing protein: protein MKVRKSVAAALLAGATMLVVAGCSDEANDTVSSAASGASAAVASAASNAKQAVVGLSTDDAQVILRKSVDPATSSEELDAVVDTTNPVTKAAIQGYAKASNMAGYTPEVYTVKEVKADGDDKAVATVSLKSPHAPQPVDLTLAYVKVDGDWKLAGSAVTQLSSMGGQHGG from the coding sequence ATGAAGGTACGGAAGTCCGTGGCCGCCGCGCTGCTCGCCGGAGCGACGATGCTGGTCGTCGCCGGCTGCTCCGACGAGGCGAACGACACTGTCAGCAGTGCCGCCAGCGGCGCGTCCGCAGCGGTCGCGTCGGCGGCAAGCAATGCCAAGCAGGCCGTCGTCGGGCTGAGCACCGACGACGCTCAGGTGATCTTGCGCAAGTCGGTCGACCCGGCCACCTCGTCCGAGGAACTCGACGCTGTCGTCGACACCACGAACCCGGTCACCAAGGCCGCCATCCAGGGTTATGCGAAGGCGTCGAACATGGCGGGCTACACCCCCGAGGTGTACACGGTGAAAGAGGTGAAGGCCGACGGTGACGACAAGGCGGTCGCGACCGTCTCGCTCAAGAGCCCGCATGCACCCCAGCCGGTCGATCTCACCCTCGCGTACGTGAAGGTCGACGGTGACTGGAAGCTCGCCGGAAGCGCAGTGACCCAGCTCTCGTCCATGGGCGGCCAGCACGGGGGCTGA
- a CDS encoding MbtH family protein has translation MTNPFDDEDGRFFVLVNDENQHSLWPTFADIPAGWTKVFGEDSRAACLEYVEQNWTDLRPKSLIDAMEADKAAQNGSTSE, from the coding sequence ATGACCAACCCCTTCGATGACGAGGACGGCCGCTTCTTCGTGCTGGTGAACGACGAGAACCAGCATTCGCTGTGGCCGACGTTCGCCGACATCCCGGCCGGCTGGACCAAGGTCTTCGGTGAGGACAGTCGCGCCGCGTGCCTCGAATACGTCGAGCAGAACTGGACGGATCTGCGTCCGAAGAGCCTGATCGACGCCATGGAGGCGGATAAGGCGGCTCAGAACGGGTCGACTTCCGAGTGA
- a CDS encoding LLM class flavin-dependent oxidoreductase — MQFGLFSVSDITVDPTTGRMPTEHERITAIVEIAKKAEDIGLDVFALGEHHNPPFFSSSPTTTLAYIAAQTSTLQLSTATTLITTNDPVKIAEDFAMLQHLADGRVDLMLGRGNTGPVYPWFGQDIRQGIPLAIENYHLLHRLWTEEVVDWEGKFRTPLTSFTSTPRPLDDVAPFVWHGSIRSPEIAEQAAYYGDGFFANNIFWPKEHFQQLIGFYRERFEHYGHGAANQAIVGLGGQFFIRKNSQDAVREFRPYFDNAPVYGHGPSLEEFTSETPLTVGSPQEFVDKTLSFRETFGDYQRQLFLVDHAGLPRKTVLEQLDLLGEVLPDLRAGFAQGRPAQVPEAPTHASLVAARDAADAGRTGRPEEVRS, encoded by the coding sequence ATGCAGTTCGGACTCTTCAGCGTCAGTGACATCACGGTCGATCCCACCACGGGAAGGATGCCGACCGAGCACGAGCGGATCACGGCGATCGTGGAGATCGCCAAGAAGGCCGAAGACATCGGTCTCGACGTGTTCGCGCTCGGTGAGCACCACAACCCCCCGTTCTTCTCGTCGTCCCCGACCACCACCCTCGCCTACATCGCCGCCCAGACCAGCACGCTTCAGCTGTCCACCGCCACCACGCTGATCACCACCAACGACCCGGTGAAGATCGCCGAGGATTTCGCGATGCTGCAGCATCTCGCGGACGGACGCGTCGACCTCATGCTCGGCCGGGGCAACACCGGCCCGGTCTACCCCTGGTTCGGTCAGGACATCCGCCAGGGCATCCCGTTGGCCATCGAGAATTACCATCTGCTGCACCGACTCTGGACCGAGGAGGTGGTCGACTGGGAGGGCAAGTTCCGTACCCCGCTGACCTCGTTCACGTCCACGCCGCGGCCGTTGGACGATGTCGCGCCGTTCGTGTGGCACGGCTCGATCCGCAGCCCGGAGATCGCGGAGCAGGCCGCGTATTACGGCGACGGGTTCTTCGCCAACAACATCTTCTGGCCCAAGGAGCACTTTCAGCAGTTGATCGGTTTCTACCGCGAGCGTTTCGAGCACTACGGTCACGGCGCGGCGAACCAGGCAATCGTCGGGCTCGGCGGGCAGTTCTTCATCCGCAAGAACTCACAGGACGCGGTGCGCGAGTTCCGCCCGTACTTCGACAACGCGCCGGTCTACGGACACGGTCCGTCTCTGGAGGAGTTCACCTCCGAGACGCCGTTGACCGTCGGCAGCCCACAGGAATTCGTCGACAAGACGCTGTCGTTCCGCGAGACCTTCGGGGACTACCAGCGCCAGCTGTTCCTGGTGGATCATGCCGGTCTGCCGCGCAAGACGGTGCTCGAGCAACTCGACCTGCTCGGTGAGGTCCTGCCCGATCTGCGGGCCGGCTTCGCGCAGGGCCGTCCGGCGCAGGTACCCGAGGCGCCGACCCACGCGTCACTGGTGGCTGCCCGGGACGCCGCCGATGCGGGCCGCACAGGTCGGCCCGAGGAGGTTCGCTCGTGA
- a CDS encoding DUF4190 domain-containing protein, translated as MRVTEHPTQPIDAPITDRHLRWPPSEDHEQTAFEPQSSAATRVDGPLPRVGELWDLPAHTVDPTWSDPAWSAAAAHQHLPAHATGTRFALPPGHRQRKRPAPGTATAAVVASSVSLPLALLGIGAILGFVGVVLGIAAVVQIGSGPERRQGTGRAVTAIVAGTASVIVGTPILLVILAVLAVI; from the coding sequence ATGCGGGTGACCGAACACCCCACCCAGCCGATCGACGCCCCGATCACCGATCGCCACCTGCGGTGGCCGCCATCCGAGGATCACGAACAGACCGCCTTCGAACCGCAGTCGTCAGCGGCGACGCGCGTCGACGGACCTCTGCCCCGAGTCGGCGAGCTCTGGGATCTGCCGGCGCACACGGTCGACCCGACGTGGTCGGATCCCGCGTGGTCCGCGGCGGCGGCACATCAACATCTGCCCGCGCATGCGACCGGGACGCGGTTCGCTCTCCCGCCCGGCCACCGACAGCGCAAACGGCCGGCGCCGGGTACGGCGACGGCCGCTGTGGTGGCCTCCTCGGTCTCCCTGCCGCTGGCGCTGCTCGGGATCGGGGCGATCCTCGGGTTCGTCGGTGTCGTCCTGGGGATCGCGGCGGTTGTCCAGATCGGTTCGGGACCGGAGCGACGTCAGGGAACCGGACGGGCGGTGACGGCCATCGTCGCGGGCACGGCGAGCGTCATCGTCGGCACACCGATCCTGCTGGTGATCCTGGCCGTTCTCGCCGTGATCTGA